The DNA window tggattggtggttggtttgctgaaGTGAGGATAAAAATATCGTGGTAATGATATGAGCTGATTGATgtacaaaatatttgaaatgaggtcacgagattagtaatGAGATATTcattagaaaacaaaaaatattgatggttaaatatatgaataaatttgtTAGTTTACCGAAAAAGTGAGAGTAAAGAGGTTTGTGATATGATTAGATTGTTGGTTTGTCAAAATTGATGGTAAAAGATGTTGGTATTGTTGAGATGGTTGAAGGCAAAAGTGAGATAACgaaattagtaatatgagaggtctattaaataagaaattatattgtTGGTTAATAGAAAATGAGAGTAAGAGGTCGAAGAGGAAGATGTCAGTGTtgatgaaaaaaaagttaaattaatgtatttttatcaaatttgttatagttttttttatgaataacgAAAACAacaataaatgagaaaaaaaagacGTCACTAGACTGTCCATTGAAACCCTCTCATGTTTAGACTATAGATATTGGCGACGAAGATGATTATAAAGACGATGAAAACGATGATGATGACCACAAAAATgtgaatattgtttattttaactttgtaaatgtgatttttatttattcttaaaaccCAAGTGCATTTTGTACTAATTAAAATGTGTTGGTAATCTATCCTATTACtagtattttgaaattttacttATAGATAggttaataaatcatttaaaatattaaaatttgtataaaatttctttgagaatatttaaaaaaaaatgagaaaaagaaagataaaaatagaTTACAGATGCAAGAGCTAAATATATACATTGAATAGATGTGGTCATGaatgatggcagatgaccaggGACTATGAGGTTAGAATCCCTTACGGAATATCCCTCCTCAGCTGACCGATTTATCTGAGCAAAGAGTGATCCGACGGTTCACAACTCACAGTCACTGAATGACGTGGCCGTAATCAGACTGACTGGAAATGTACAAATTGGAAAAGCAATTTTCCATGTATATAAACAAGCAACAAACCCTCTCTTTCTCTCGCTCCATCACTTtccttcttcttcgtcttcacTGATCAGATCGATCGTTTCTGGAATTTCTgcatatcatcatcattatccaTACCACGGACTAACACTCAATTCAAGTACGTACGTAAGCTATGCATTATATGCGGAAtcatctctttctttctttctttcagcTTAATTCCTCTAATCACTGCATTCTTACGTCTAATACTGTTAATGTACGTACATGTTCAATCTCCTTCTTCCGCTTCCATTTTGCCTCTTTTTTTACTTTCATGCTCAATTCCGATCATgcatgttaattatatatataatatatatgaatgaatcaTGAATGCCTGTGAGTAAGGATCAAAGGATCCGATCATATCGATTCTTTATGAATTTTACGCTCTCGATCGATCTCTAGTTTTATCTTCTTTGTTTCATTTCAAGGTTTGTTCAGTTCAGGAATCAggacaatataataataacaataataataatacttctCGATCGATCTCTCCACCTGAAATTTCTAGATTCTTGTAGTTGTTGATTTCGTTTTCTTTAATTTCTCATCTCCAGATTTATTTATGATAACTTATTTTGCTCTTCATAAACAGATTGTAACAACTTAACTGACCTTCTGATCTGACAGAACTGTAATTATAACAGAATTTTTCTTCTATTCttgtcaattttaatttaaatttaaattcttcaCACAGTAAGAATCAAATTCCTCAACTGTAAAGAATCTTGAAAAAGAAcaaatctatctatatatatatatataagtaggTAATTGAATTAATTGATCCATTTTTTCCATGGCGAAGAAGATTCAGTTGGTATCATTCATGCTCAGTGATGATGTGAATATGTGATGCGTTTGTTTTGTAGTGCAGAAACTGGAGAATTTTAAGTAGAGCAGAGAAAAGCAAACAAGGGAATGGCGAAAGAACAATTGGAAGTGCTGAATGCGTTAGACGTAGCCAAAACACAATGGTATCATTTCACTGCAATCATAATAGCCGGGATGGGATTCTTCACCGACGCCTACGATCTATTCTGCATCTCCCTGATCACGAAACTTCTCGGTCGCATTTACTACCACCAGCCAGGCGATCTCAAGCCGGGTTCCCTCCCTCCAAATGTCGCTGCAGCTGTTAACGGAGTTGCGTTTTGCGGCACTCTGTCTGGTCAACTATTCTTTGGTTGGCTGGGAGATAAACTAGGTCGCAAGAAAGTCTATGGCATGACACTAATGCTAATGGTTTTATGTTCATTTGGGTCTGGGCTTTCTTTTGGACATACTGCGAAAGGAGTGATGACCACCCTTTGTTTCTTTAGGTTCTGGCTTGGGTTTGGTATCGGAGGAGACTATCCTCTGTCAGCCACTATTATGTCAGAATATGCAAACAAGAAGACTCGTGGGGCGTTTATTGCTGCAGTTTTTGCTATGCAGGGATTCGGAATATTAGCCGGTGGGGCTATTGGATGTCTTGTATCGATTGCTTTTAGGAAATCTTTTCCATCTCCGCCGTATATGGTGGATCCGAAAAGGTCAGTTGTACCAGAGGCTGATTATGTTTGGAGAACTATATTGATGTTTGGCGCTGTCCCAGCTGGTTTGACATATTATTGGAGGATGAAGATGCCAGAAACTGCAAGGTACACTGCTTTGGTGGCTAAGAATACCAAACAAGCTGCAGCAGACATGTCCAAGGTATATTATTACAACCcattattgtttgatttgagattcATTTTTTTGATAACAATCAACAATTTACTCATTCAGGTTCTCCAAGTGGAGCTGCAAGAAGATCCTGAGAAAGCTGAAAGAATAGCAGAGCGTTCGAGGAAGAGCAATGAATTCGGACTGTTTTCGAAACAATTCCTGAATCGTCATGGGCTACACCTGCTGGGAACAGCCTCAACCTGGTTCTTGCTGGACATTGCTTACTACAGTCAAAACCTGTTCCAGAAGGATATCTTCAGCGCGATCGGATGGATACCTGATCCAAGAACAATGAACGCTATGGATGAGGTCTACTACATCTCGCGGGCTCAGACCCTGATCGCGCTTTGCAGCACCGTCCCCGGATACTGGTTCACCGTGGCACTAATCGATACAATGGGGCGTTTCACTATCCAGCTTATGGGTTTCTTCTTCATGACACTTTTCATGTTTGTCCTAGCGATTCCGTATAGTTACTGGACACATAAGGATCATCGGATTGGGTTCGTGATAATGTACTCACTGACGTTTTTCTTTGCCAATTTTGGGCCAAATGCTACGACGTTTATTGTCCCCGCGGAGATATTTCCGGCGAGGCTAAGGTCTACATGTCATGGGATATCTGCGGCATCTGGGAAGGCAGGCGCAATTATAGGTGCGTTTGGGTTCTTGTACATGGCTCAGAGTCCAGACCCGAAGAAGGCGGATAAGGGTTACCCACCAGGGATTGGGGTGAGGAATGCATTGCTAATTCTGGGAGGGGTTAATTTGTTGGGATtctttttcacgtttttggttcCTGAACCAAAGGGGAAGTCGTTGGAAGAGATGTCTCAGGAGAATTTTGAGGATGATGAAGAGATTGTCGAACTCGGACCCGGACCCAGCACCGTCTTTGAAAACCGAACCGCTTAAGGTTAGTAAGGGACTGACTTACTTGGCGCTCTCTCTTGTCTCTCGTTTTCATTCATTTTCAACTATTTGGAAAAGATCCATTAAATTGGATTCTATCTCTCTTTGTTTACACATGTAGTTGTAATGTTTGTGTTCTAGAttcactaattatatatataattgaccattgtcttagaaaaaaattaatacaaatgaaATTGAAGGCACCAAGTGACTTTTAATTCACATTGACGCAAATTGaatttgcttttttttttcatagtcGATTTTGTATGAAAGAACTCATCTTACCTTAGTGCAGAGAGTTTGGGTAATAGATTAGAAAGGATAACCATTTTAATATTTACCAATTGTGTGTATGCCGACCTCACTTTATGTGTCATGTTGAAAGGTTTTGTGAGTTGAATAAGTATGTCGATCACTTGTTGAGCCTGGACGAGTAAGAGGATAATATCTCTTTCTTCATTCCTAAAACAAAGCTCACGTTTATAAAGCTTAAGCCTGCTAAATCTCATGGATCTCGACAACTGTGGAACGGAAATCCATTTACTTGTTCCaaagtaatttatatttatcatatttgtcttattattgtttatatattattgtttatatgaACGATTTTCTAGCTTCTGCCCAAcccaataacaaaaaaattatactaataaatgtaattaatttaatatattagagATTCTTACAGTGgtgtaattaatttaatatattggagaTTCTTATAGTGGTGGatttcatataataaatataatcaatttaatatattggagatcctaatataatcaatttaatatattgaagaTCCTATATTAATGGATctcaatattaaattttgaaatgaatagAACGATAGATTGTATTCCTTTATGGTAACAGAGCCTAGAGTTTTTCTCTCTTCGGCAACGCCATAACCTAACAGTCAATTTTCTACTATCTTCTCTTCAATCACTTTTCTTTTATGATGACGAGCAATAAACAAGGATGTCACCCGGCCCTTACCGTTTCCAACATCAAGAATCACGTCTTTATTGTTCTTGAGTTGGAAAAAGTTCAATACATGACATGACGGAGTTGTTCAAGATTAATGCCCGTTCTCATCGGGTCCTTCATCACATCATCCCGTCGCTCCCTGTTCTACTGTCACCATCGACGGATGAAGAGAAAGATATGTGGTTAACTCTCGATGTCATTGTCCTTTAGTGGATCTATGCCACAATCTTGAACCGAACCCTATAGTCGAGCAAGCCTGGACACAGCTACGTGGGATATTTCAAGATAACAGTCATTCTTGTGCGGTTTCCTTCGAAAGGAGTTTTCCACCACCATTGTGGAGAATTGTCTCGGGGTCTCGGCTTACTGTCAACGTCTCAAAGTCCTGGTCGATCAGTTGCAGGGCGTCAATAGCCTGGTCTCGAACGACTGCCTCGTATTGCAGTTGGTCGTGGGTTTGGCGGATGCGTATAACGGAGTGACGACGTTACTCTGGAAGAGTGATCTTTTGCCTCAGTTCTACCAAGCGCAATCCATGTTATTTTGGAGGAATCTGGCTTGGCGAAGTGGGTGGCCTCTAGTTCGACACCAACATCGGGTGTAACTCTTATCTCCAACGCGTCTGGGACGAATGGGTCATAGACTCATAGCGTATGTCATCATGGGGATCTCGGTAGAAGCCAAAGAAGAAGGGATCTCATAATGGTGGTCGATCGGGGTAGTCGCAGTACCAAGTCCAAAGTCAACCTTCTTCTCCCTAGCCGCAACAATGGGATGGTCAACAATGGGATGGTCAGACTTTGATCTTTCGAAGCtgaggaaaaaaaaaagaagattttGTATCATGGGGATAATATCATTGTTTTGGAAGTGACCATGGGCTTCTCCTCCATGCCCATATCCAACGGCTCAATAGAAGAGACCTCCTTCCAGATCTCGTCCGTCGATGCCACAACAATAGTCGGGTCT is part of the Impatiens glandulifera chromosome 1, dImpGla2.1, whole genome shotgun sequence genome and encodes:
- the LOC124922398 gene encoding low affinity inorganic phosphate transporter 1-like, yielding MAKEQLEVLNALDVAKTQWYHFTAIIIAGMGFFTDAYDLFCISLITKLLGRIYYHQPGDLKPGSLPPNVAAAVNGVAFCGTLSGQLFFGWLGDKLGRKKVYGMTLMLMVLCSFGSGLSFGHTAKGVMTTLCFFRFWLGFGIGGDYPLSATIMSEYANKKTRGAFIAAVFAMQGFGILAGGAIGCLVSIAFRKSFPSPPYMVDPKRSVVPEADYVWRTILMFGAVPAGLTYYWRMKMPETARYTALVAKNTKQAAADMSKVLQVELQEDPEKAERIAERSRKSNEFGLFSKQFLNRHGLHLLGTASTWFLLDIAYYSQNLFQKDIFSAIGWIPDPRTMNAMDEVYYISRAQTLIALCSTVPGYWFTVALIDTMGRFTIQLMGFFFMTLFMFVLAIPYSYWTHKDHRIGFVIMYSLTFFFANFGPNATTFIVPAEIFPARLRSTCHGISAASGKAGAIIGAFGFLYMAQSPDPKKADKGYPPGIGVRNALLILGGVNLLGFFFTFLVPEPKGKSLEEMSQENFEDDEEIVELGPGPSTVFENRTA